Part of the Paenibacillus sp. FSL R7-0273 genome is shown below.
TCCAGCTTTACGTTTATTTAATTCATATTGATATAGGTCATGAATTTTTTTGTCTTCAATATCTTGGCCAACAAAAAACACAAGAGTAGGGTCATTTATAGGGGAGGCGTAAGTAAGGTAGGTGCGGTGCATAAAATCAAAGTCCATTTTGCTTAATTTGAATTCGGTTTGATATTTGTCTTCTAAGTAGATTTTGAATTGTTTTTTAAGTGCTATAGATTTCCAAGGTAACCCAAAGAAGAGGACATATATGCCTAATAGGAGTACTAAGCTAATTAAAATGATGCGCAGATGCTTCCGTTTCATTATTCTTAATCCCCCTTGAGGAGTGGCTATGCACAATTAGTTATTGAAATTTAAGGTTACTCTTAAGGAGTGCGGCCTTACCTCTTCGTTTCTTCCTAGTCGCCAATCTATACTGGATAAACATTGGTACAACTGCTTCATATATTTTACAGGAACGAGGTTGAAGTTCAAAGCACATCCTAATCAGATTAAGTGGAAAATCGTCACCTAATTCTTCGTCAAACAACGATATTTTAATATTAGTTGGAAAAAGGATACCTAATTTAGCGGATATGCATCAAAGTGGAGATTTCGGCTGAAATAGATGTCTTTTATAAAACTAATGCCGGCAAAAGACGCTAATGTGCGGAATTAGGTGGCGAAAATCAAACTAAATCTTTATGGCTCACCAGCCCCACAGGATGCTGCTGCCACAGTAAACACAAATGCCCCCGCTCCGGGATCTCCCGGACAGGGGGCATCAACTTTATTCCTCCGCCGCCTTAGCCGGGGCAGGCGCGCTCTTACTCTTGTGCACCCACAGCGCGTACTCCAGCGGGCGGATTAGCGCTGTGCGGTAGGTGGCGGCGTCGCCGGTGCGGGCGAACACCTCGCGGGCCGGCTTGGGGTTGACCTCCAGCACGAAGATCCGGCCCTGGCGGTCGATCGCGAGGTCGAGCGCCAGCTCGCATAACGTGCCGAAGCTCTCCTCCAGGAAGACTGCCGCCTCCAGGCCGAGCTTCTCGGCCGACTTCATGGCCTTGTCGGCCTTCTCCTGGCTGCCGAGCCACTCCTTCAGCAGCACCTCCGCACGGACGGCATGCCCGCCGCCGTGCAGGTTCGAGGTGACGCTGCGGGCGGCGCCGACGCGGCCGGCCATGCCGGTCAGCTCCCAGACGCCCTGCCCGTTCTTCTGCACGAGCATGCGGTAGTCGTGGAAGCGTCCGCCCGGCAGCCGCAGCGGGATGCCCTGCTGGACGAGAAACCGCCCGCCGGCGCACCACTGGCGGATAATCGCCTCCAGCTTCGAGAGCGTTACCTTGCGCGGGGAGATGATCTGCCGGTTCTGGCGGCGGCCTTGAATATCATAGAGGCTTTGCCCCTCTTTGAGCCGTTCGATCCGCAAAATGCCGCGTCCGCCCGTACCGTTAACCGGCTTCACATAGACCACCGGGCTCGTTTTCAGCATCCGCAGCAGATCGGACGAAGACTGGTAGAGCAGCGTCTCGGGCATATGCTGGCGGAAGCGGGTCTTTTGTGAAAAGGTCTGGTGGATCGTCCATTTGTTGCGCAGCGGACGGTTCAGAAAGGTCAGATGATTGTACCGTGAGCGGAAGCGCAGCAGCTGCTCGAACCGGGAGCTCCGCTGAATCCGGCAGCGGTCATAGATCATATGCGGAAAAGAGCGCCATTTACGCGACCATTTGCCGCTCGCCGGATCAAAGACCATGGCATGTATCTGTTCTTTGGCGGCGTTAACGTCCATCGGGGTAAATACGAAGACATCCAGGCCGAGCTTGCGGCCCTCGATGATCATCCTCCGGTAGACACTGCGCTCCTCAAGCTGCTTGGCGTCATTTAAATACAGCGTCAGGATGCCTAAGACGGGTTCTGGCACAGGAGTTCACCTTCTTGTGGGAGAGTTACCGCGCTGCGGCCGGCTAGAGACTGCAGCAGCAGCGTGGGCTTGCCTGTCGGGCCGCTTATCAGGTCAACGGCGGCCAGCCCGCTGTTGAAGCACATCTTGAGGCTGGCCGGATTATCAGAGGCCACCTGGCATTCCAGCCGGCCAAGGCGCTGCAGCTGGGCTGACAGCAGCGCTGTACCGGTATGGCGGCCCCGGTATAAGGGGTGAACGGCAACCAGGCAGGCTTCCTTACCGTAGCCGGAGACAAAGCTGATGCCGGCCAGCTGCCGGCCGCTCTGCCCGCGGACTGTAGCGACAAGGAGAGAAACGCCGGGAACCGCAAGCTGCTCCGGCGTCAGCCGGGCCAGCAGGCGGCAGCCGCGCAGTGTGATCCGCCGGTCTCCGTGCTCCCGGAGGAAATCAAGCAGCCCCGCGATCCTTGCTTTCCAGCGGTCAGGATTGCTGTCATATATAGAAGTAATCTGCATGGGTTCACTTCCTTAGAGGATTTCACGCTATCCTTTATCCTTATCTTTCTCGCAGAAACGGCTACCGTCCTGTTTAGGACGGCGTAGCCGTTTCTACTTACCCTGCCGGGCGAGATGCTGGCTGTAATGGAAGATGCGCTCCAGCGACAGCTTGCGGATGGCCGGCTCATCAAATTTCATCGGGCGTGAATTGGCCTCGAAGAACCAGAGGCCGCCTTCCTCGTCGACGCCGAGATCCATCGACATTTCACCGAGCATGGCGCCCGAAGCCCGCTCAATCTGGCGGGCAATCAGCAAGGCGGTGGTAGGGACGTTCTTCAGGATGACGGCAGCCCGCTCCGTGCCGAAGGTTCCCTCCAGCATGGCCGCAGGCTCCTCTATGCTGCCCCCTCTGGGCACATGGGTGGTAATGCTGCGGACACCGGCCAGCCGGGCGCCGATTCCGGTCACCGCCCAGGCGCCGCGGCCGTTCTTCTGCAGCAGCACCCGCAGATCAAAGGGGCGGCCGCGGTGGGTAGCCAGCCCGATGGCCTGCTGGACGATGTACTGGGAGATCCCCTTTTCCCGTTTGATCCGGGTCCACAGCCGGTCGATGGAGGCCGCCTTGTAGGTTATATTTTTTTTGCCGCCCTGGATCTGCAGCCGGAAGGGGAGGCTGGCCTCTGCCGCGTATTTAATCCGCATGATGCCTTTGCCGGCCTTGCCGTTTTCCGGCTTGAGGTAGAGGCTGTCATGATTTTTCAGCATTGCAACGAGCGTGGAGGCACTGCGCAGGCGTCTTGTTTTGGGCACATGCCGGACAGTGGCCTTCGATTCCTTCAGCCATTCAAACAGATTCCATTTGTTGAAAAACCCGGGGTTATACATCAGGATGGATTCGTGCTCCAGGCATTCGGCTATTTTGCGGGCGACCGGAGCCTTCTCCTCCTCATCCCGGTTCGGAATCCGGTTGTAGATGACCTGCGGCAGGGGCATCGGAGCGTTATACCAGATTTTACCGCTGGGCGAAGGGATGAAGCCGTTCACCGTCTGCTCCTCAAACTTCAGGTCGCGGACGGTGACGACATAGACGAGATAGCCCATTTCCTTGCCGGTGCGGATGATGTCGCGGAAGTTGTTCCGGTTGCCGCGGAACTGCTTCAGCCTGTCGCTGGTTGTCAGTATAGCAATTACCGGTTTACCGGAGTCAGGGGAGCGGGTATTCACAGGTCATCCCTCCTGCGGAATTTGCTGAGATACAGGCAGTGCTCCAGAATATGCTCAACGGAAGCTTTGCCCTCAGCACGCAGGGAAGGATGGCGGAAGATGGAACGTCCCGGTTTGGCATTCGCCTCGAACATCCAGATATCTTCATCCTGGTCAATGCCCAGGTCAAAGCCGATCTCGCCAAGCAGATGGCGGTGCTGGATTTCCAGCGCTTCAGCGAGCTTGACAGCCGTTGTTTTGGCCCGCTGCAGCACTTCATCCGATCTTGCGCCGAACACCCGACCCAGCGCCTGCTGTGGAGTGAGCAGGGCTCCCCCGTTCTTAAGATGTGTAGTGACACTGCCGCGGCCGGCTTTTTTGGCTCCGATGCCGACTACGACCCACTGGTTGCTGCCGTTTTTATGCATATGGAAGCGGAAGTCGATCGGGCAGGCGTCGATTTCAATCAGGCGGATGCCCTGCTGCACCACATAGTTCTGCAGGTGCTGCCCGTGGCGGGAGCGGAGCATCCGCATCAGGCTGTCAAAGCTGGTGAAGCGCAGCAGCACATTTTTGCCGCCTTTACGGTAACGGGCAAAGTAGCCCTTCTTGGGCAGGTAGGTCAGCCGGTAAATGCCGTGTCCCAGGCTGCCCGCAGACGGCTTGTAGTATACGAAATGATGACGGTCCAGCATATCCCGCATTTTTTCTGAGCTTGGGTTAGAGACGGTCTCAGGGACGTAGCGGTAGGCTGCATTGTCGTTCTCCAGCAGCCGGTATACATCCGATTTGTTGAAGAAGCTCCAGTTGAAATATGGAATCCGCTTCCGCCCGAACCTTTCGCGGAGCTGATTGATGTATGGGGAGGTTTCGGCCCGGCGGCTCGGCAGCCTGTTGTACACGACATCCGGCAGCGGGACCAGTTTGCGCTCGAATTTGTCGCTGGCATTCAGGAAGAAGCCGTTGACCTGCTCCTTCTGCCAGTCAATGTCGCGCGGCGTGAAGGCAAAGATATAGCATTTGTTGCTGCCCTCGCGCAGCAGCTGCTTGATGAACCCGGTACGTGAGCCGAAGGGGTTGACGGATGAGGTAGGACCATCGGACAGAATGCCGACCAGCGGACCGAGCTGCACCTCGTCATTCTGCAGATTGCGCAGATAGACGCCGCCCGTTTTGGGAACCTTGATGGCGCTCTTTACGCCGGAAGCCAGGAACAGATGCTTTCCCGCCCGCTTGATCGGCTTGATCATAGCCGGAATGGCATCCTTGCCGAGCCGCAGCCGGATGTTTTTTTTGCCGGATAACTTTAGGCTTTTCATCAGTTCACCCGACACATACACAACTCTTTGGGGCTGCTTGGTAAAATGGACGTTGCAAAAAGTGAGACTCATTGATGAATCCTCCTTAGGAACCATTGATTTCATTCTCCTGTCTGTAGCGGAGCGTATTATAGCTGCTGTTTCTGCGGCCTGCCGGCGAGTGCAGCAGCAGGTGACGCGCATAACGCAGCGGGTTCTCGGCTGCGAGCTTAGCAGCCCGCCTGTCGCCCGTCAGCCGGAACACGGAGCGCCCCGGCTTTGAATTGGCCTCCAGCAGATAGATTCTGCCTCCGGCATCGATCCCGAAATCGAGTCCCAGCTCTCCGAGCCTTCCGCAGGTTTCCTCCAGCAGCGGAGGGAGGACGGCTGCTGCAGCGGCCAGCTCTTCATGGAGCTCAGCTCCGGTTGCTCCATACTCTGCAAGCAGAAAGGGCAACACGGCAACGGCCGTGCCTCCGCCGTGCAGGTTGGAGGTCAGGCTCCCGCAGCCGCCGAGCCGTACAGCCATGCCGGTCAGTGTCCATGCACCGCGGCCGTTCTTCTGCATCAGCACCCGCACATCAAAGGGCTGATTCCGGCTGCTGGTCAGATGCAGGTAGGGCTGCATGATGTAGCGGCGGGACCCGGTGAACCGGTGAATCCAGCTGAGGCCCTGGTCAAGCGTTCTGAAGTGAAGGCGGAACGCCCCGTTGTTCCGGTCCCGTCCGCGGATGCTTAGTCCGCCGCCTTCCTTGCCGCCCAGCAGCCTGGCATGCAGGGTCCGCTTGCCGTGAGAGCCTGCCTTGGGCTTCAAAAAAACGCCATATTCCCGTTCAGCCAGCATGGAGCCGAGGCCGTCCGGACCGGTGTAGAGTCTCGTCTCCGGAAGCAGTGATGCCACGGCTGGGCTGCGCCGGAGAAGCTCATACACCCTCCATTTATCAGGCAGCCCCCTTGACCAGGGAACGGTGCGGGATAGTGCGGAGAGTGCGGCGGCAGCCGCTTTTTTCTCCTGCGGGCTCGAATACAAACAGCGGTTGTACAGGATATCAGGCGGAGGCGCCACCGTCTGCTGCCAGTGGCCCCCGCTCCAGGTATAGCCTGTTATGGAGCTGCCGTTATCAGCAACATCCTCCGGGTGGAATACAAGCACCTTCAGATCAAACAGCGGGGCCGCAGCGCTAAGCTGGCTGCAGAATTCCGGCTCTGCAATCGGCGGATTCCCCTGGCGGCGGCCGGTCATTATTCCGAGGAAGCCCTGTGCTGTCTCTGTCATAATGCCCTCCTTATAACCCGGCCAGATAACGGCAATATAGAATCATCTGTTTAACGGACGGTCTGATTTTCTGGTCATTTAGCGGGGTGTTGTCATTTTTAGACGGCTTGGAGTTGACCTCAAGCAGCCAGATTCTTCCGGACTGGTCCAGGGCGAGGTCAATGCCCAGCTCCCCGAAGTGTGCCGGGATAAAGGTCTCGACACCTCTGGCAATTGCCAGTGCCGCCCGGGGAAGCTGCACCTGCGAGCTCTCTTTCATTCCCGCCGGGAGATTGCTTTTACTGATGGCTTCCTTTACGGTGCTTAGCGTGCCGCCCCGGGCCAGGTTAGAGACGAAATGGTTGCTTCCGGCCGTACGGGCCACAATGGAGGTGACGCCCCATTTGCCGGTTCCGTTCTTCTGCACCAGTGCCCGGAAATCTACCGGCCGCTTGCCGAGCTCCATCAGAGGGAGACCCTGCTGAATCTGGAAGCGGGTGGTTTTCATCTTGGGGGAGATCGACTGGAACAGCTTTGCCAGACTGGGATAGCTCTGCTTGCGGGTGCCCATTGGCGTTGTGGACAGCAGCCGGTAGCCGCCGCCTTCTTCTCTGGAGATGCGCAGGATGCCTTTGCCCAGACTTCCGCGTACGGGCTTCAGGAAGACGCTGGAGTAGCTGTTGCACATTTTTTTGAGGACGGCAAAACCGTTAAAGGCGTGCGATTCCGGCAAATACCGCTGCAGGGCGGCATCCTGGGCCAGTGCTTCGAATACCTCGGTTTTGTCAAGGAACTTCTCATTGAAGAAATGGGTTCCGTAGCGGGATTTTACATCCGCCAGAAAATGCTGTACGCTAGGTTTGTTCTCCACCTTGCGCGTAGTAAGCCGATTGTTGATTACATCGGCGACAGGAAGACTCAGCTTCCGCCAGCCCTCGTCGTATACCCAGCCCTGGATGGAAGAGCTGCGTGTCTCCAGCGCTTCCGGGGTAAAGAAATATACATAGGCACCTTGTGCTTGGCAGGCATTGGTAAGCTCCCGGCAGAACATCGTGATCTGTCCGAACACTCTGTCCGGCTGGTCCGGATGGTCGCGGCTCACCAGCACTCCGATCAGCGGCCCGAGCCGCAGGGTGCGGCTTCCGGTGCTGTAGGTCGCATTCAGTGAAGGACGTCCTCTCCAGCCGAGCCGGCGGGCCAGCCCTTCGCTAACGCGCAGGCTGTCTGCTTTGGGGACCGGAATGACAGTGACCTCCTGTCTGAATGAGCCGAAGCTCAGCTGGATGACGCCGTGAGCCGGTATTTTGAGCCTTTTCATTGATTTGTCGCCAAGCATTATCGCGTTTTCCTGCAGGATGCCCGAGTGGACCGTTTGGACCGGGATCTTGAACTTAGACATCGTGGATCTCCTTCCGGTAGGCAGCATGATGCCGGCAATTATGAATCATAAGGGTTACATATCATTCATCATATGGAGACATCTGACCCTTGGTGATTGACCTATTCTGTAAAAAGCCGTGCCGGGCGTAAATCGCTATTGCAGCAGGCGGCAGACCGCAGACACAACAACAAATTTCAGGAGGTAACACAATGAACGTAATCGACAAGGCCCATGAGCTGGCCAGAGCCATTAAAGAAAGCACGGAATTCTCCGATATCAGCAGCGCCATGAAGGTGATTGAAGCCGATCCGGAAAGCAAGCAGATGCTGGACAATTTCCGCCAGAACCAGATTGAGCTGCAGCAGCGGATGATGAACGGGGAAATGCCTCCACAGGAGGAAATGGAAAAGATGGAGAAGCTGTTCGAGGTGCTGAACCTGAATCTCGGCATCCGCCGGCTGTTCGACGCTGAGCGCCGCCTCAGTGTTGTCATTGAAGATGTGAACAAGATCATTACGGACAGCCTGTCGCAGATGTACGGCGGACAATAATCATCACTGCTCCTGCTGGAGCACAATAAGCAAAAGGGGACTCCCCGGCCGGCTGGCTGGAGAATCCCCTTTTTGTTTGCTTTGCCTGTTCTGCTAATCCTGCTTGCCTTCAACGGCGCAGAGCAGAATGCCGGCTGCCAGCCCGAGTCTGCGGTCAAGCTGGCCGGTGCGGTCGCCGGAGAAATCGGCGGTTATTTTGGTGACGAACGGATTGATATTCTGGCTGTAGGTCGGAATCGGGTCCCCCTGCAGCTCGATGCTGTACTTCTGGGGAATAAAAGAAATCACCCGGCGCAGCAGTGCCATAAAGGTGCTGTCTTCCTTAATCAGGCCCAGCTCCTGGTCATGCCTGTCGAGAATGATCCATTCATCCTTAAGAATCGACTTGAGCCCCTTGCGGCGGAGCGCACCTACATGCTCACCAGTCTCGGAATCGATCACGTCAAAGGTAACACTGAAGTCGATAATACTCCGTGCCTTGATCCGCAAAAGCTCCCGCTGCATCGATTCATCCGTGTAGAGCGCAATGTCCTCCTTTAGCTTAAACGCCTTCATCTGCGAATAAAGCACCAGCTCCTCAGAGCTGTTATAAATGTGCAGCTTGGTGCTCATAATCGAAAAAACCTTTTTACGGATCGTATACTCCGTGTAGCCATATGCCTGATTCAAGTGCGATCGCCTCCTAATAATTGTATCCATCATCTCATATGACTGCGGGCGGTGCTATAGCATTTTACCTGGGCGGGTTCAAAATTTTGCAGACTTGTCTCATAAATCCCTGGGGCGGCTCATAGAGTAGAGATATAGATTCAGTTGAAGGAGCTGTTTGACATGAAAAAAAGAAACAAGTTCAAGCACGTCATGTATCTGCTGATTGCGCTGGCTATGCTGCTCTATGCGCTGCCGCAGCTGTCGTTCCAGAACGGTCCAAGCTGGGTGCTGGGCTTCGGCGTAGTCTGGTGCGTATTTGCTTTTCTGATTATTGCCGCTCATCTGCATTTCATCATCGGGGTGGATGAGGAGAAGCAGAAGCAGCTGGAGGCGGTCCGCAAGCACAAGCTGGAGCAGTGGCAGGGCAAATGGAACGAGGAAGCGAGAATGTCACAGCGTCTGTAGTCTGAACACACCTGAAGCGCGATCCAGAGGCCTGGCTGCCGGAAACGGCGGT
Proteins encoded:
- a CDS encoding YheC/YheD family endospore coat-associated protein, translating into MPEPVLGILTLYLNDAKQLEERSVYRRMIIEGRKLGLDVFVFTPMDVNAAKEQIHAMVFDPASGKWSRKWRSFPHMIYDRCRIQRSSRFEQLLRFRSRYNHLTFLNRPLRNKWTIHQTFSQKTRFRQHMPETLLYQSSSDLLRMLKTSPVVYVKPVNGTGGRGILRIERLKEGQSLYDIQGRRQNRQIISPRKVTLSKLEAIIRQWCAGGRFLVQQGIPLRLPGGRFHDYRMLVQKNGQGVWELTGMAGRVGAARSVTSNLHGGGHAVRAEVLLKEWLGSQEKADKAMKSAEKLGLEAAVFLEESFGTLCELALDLAIDRQGRIFVLEVNPKPAREVFARTGDAATYRTALIRPLEYALWVHKSKSAPAPAKAAEE
- a CDS encoding N-acetyltransferase; translation: MQITSIYDSNPDRWKARIAGLLDFLREHGDRRITLRGCRLLARLTPEQLAVPGVSLLVATVRGQSGRQLAGISFVSGYGKEACLVAVHPLYRGRHTGTALLSAQLQRLGRLECQVASDNPASLKMCFNSGLAAVDLISGPTGKPTLLLQSLAGRSAVTLPQEGELLCQNPS
- a CDS encoding YheC/YheD family endospore coat-associated protein — encoded protein: MNTRSPDSGKPVIAILTTSDRLKQFRGNRNNFRDIIRTGKEMGYLVYVVTVRDLKFEEQTVNGFIPSPSGKIWYNAPMPLPQVIYNRIPNRDEEEKAPVARKIAECLEHESILMYNPGFFNKWNLFEWLKESKATVRHVPKTRRLRSASTLVAMLKNHDSLYLKPENGKAGKGIMRIKYAAEASLPFRLQIQGGKKNITYKAASIDRLWTRIKREKGISQYIVQQAIGLATHRGRPFDLRVLLQKNGRGAWAVTGIGARLAGVRSITTHVPRGGSIEEPAAMLEGTFGTERAAVILKNVPTTALLIARQIERASGAMLGEMSMDLGVDEEGGLWFFEANSRPMKFDEPAIRKLSLERIFHYSQHLARQGK
- a CDS encoding YheC/YheD family endospore coat-associated protein: MSLTFCNVHFTKQPQRVVYVSGELMKSLKLSGKKNIRLRLGKDAIPAMIKPIKRAGKHLFLASGVKSAIKVPKTGGVYLRNLQNDEVQLGPLVGILSDGPTSSVNPFGSRTGFIKQLLREGSNKCYIFAFTPRDIDWQKEQVNGFFLNASDKFERKLVPLPDVVYNRLPSRRAETSPYINQLRERFGRKRIPYFNWSFFNKSDVYRLLENDNAAYRYVPETVSNPSSEKMRDMLDRHHFVYYKPSAGSLGHGIYRLTYLPKKGYFARYRKGGKNVLLRFTSFDSLMRMLRSRHGQHLQNYVVQQGIRLIEIDACPIDFRFHMHKNGSNQWVVVGIGAKKAGRGSVTTHLKNGGALLTPQQALGRVFGARSDEVLQRAKTTAVKLAEALEIQHRHLLGEIGFDLGIDQDEDIWMFEANAKPGRSIFRHPSLRAEGKASVEHILEHCLYLSKFRRRDDL
- a CDS encoding YheC/YheD family endospore coat-associated protein is translated as MTETAQGFLGIMTGRRQGNPPIAEPEFCSQLSAAAPLFDLKVLVFHPEDVADNGSSITGYTWSGGHWQQTVAPPPDILYNRCLYSSPQEKKAAAAALSALSRTVPWSRGLPDKWRVYELLRRSPAVASLLPETRLYTGPDGLGSMLAEREYGVFLKPKAGSHGKRTLHARLLGGKEGGGLSIRGRDRNNGAFRLHFRTLDQGLSWIHRFTGSRRYIMQPYLHLTSSRNQPFDVRVLMQKNGRGAWTLTGMAVRLGGCGSLTSNLHGGGTAVAVLPFLLAEYGATGAELHEELAAAAAVLPPLLEETCGRLGELGLDFGIDAGGRIYLLEANSKPGRSVFRLTGDRRAAKLAAENPLRYARHLLLHSPAGRRNSSYNTLRYRQENEINGS
- a CDS encoding YheC/YheD family endospore coat-associated protein, translating into MSKFKIPVQTVHSGILQENAIMLGDKSMKRLKIPAHGVIQLSFGSFRQEVTVIPVPKADSLRVSEGLARRLGWRGRPSLNATYSTGSRTLRLGPLIGVLVSRDHPDQPDRVFGQITMFCRELTNACQAQGAYVYFFTPEALETRSSSIQGWVYDEGWRKLSLPVADVINNRLTTRKVENKPSVQHFLADVKSRYGTHFFNEKFLDKTEVFEALAQDAALQRYLPESHAFNGFAVLKKMCNSYSSVFLKPVRGSLGKGILRISREEGGGYRLLSTTPMGTRKQSYPSLAKLFQSISPKMKTTRFQIQQGLPLMELGKRPVDFRALVQKNGTGKWGVTSIVARTAGSNHFVSNLARGGTLSTVKEAISKSNLPAGMKESSQVQLPRAALAIARGVETFIPAHFGELGIDLALDQSGRIWLLEVNSKPSKNDNTPLNDQKIRPSVKQMILYCRYLAGL
- a CDS encoding YlbF family regulator, giving the protein MNVIDKAHELARAIKESTEFSDISSAMKVIEADPESKQMLDNFRQNQIELQQRMMNGEMPPQEEMEKMEKLFEVLNLNLGIRRLFDAERRLSVVIEDVNKIITDSLSQMYGGQ